AGCGCGTGTACGGCGACAAGAACCAGACGCCCTCGACGCGGCTCGGGGTCGCCGCCATCATCCGCGAGGCGTTCACGAAGGCGCGCAACTACGCCGCCCAGCGCGACCACGCACGGGCGGAGGGCAAGCCGTTCGACGTCGACCTGACGCTGGAAACGCTCGCGAAGGTCCTCGACGGCGAGCTCTACTGGGACCAGCACACCCACCGCGCCGACGACATCGTGACCGCGATCCGGCTGGCCGAGGAGTTCGGTTACAAGCTGGTGGTCAACCACGGCACCGAGGGGCACCTCATCGCGGACGTGCTCGCGTCGAAGGACGTGCCGGTCATCCTCGGGCCGCTGTTCACCACGCGGTCGAAGGTGGAGCTGCGGAACCGGACGCTCCGGTCGGCCGGCATCCTGGCCCGCGCCGGGGTGAAGATCGCGATCACCACCGACCACCCGGTGGTGCCGATCAACTTCCTCGTCTACCAGGCCGCGCTGGCGGTGAAGGACGGGCTCGAGCCCGAGGTCGCGCTGCGGGCGCTGACGGTGAACCCGGCGAGCATGCTGTCGCTGGACGACCGGATCGGCTCGCTCCGGCCCGGCCTGGACGCCGACATCGTGCTCTGGTCGGGCGACCCGCTGGACGTGATGAACCGCGCGATGCGCGTCTTCGTGCGCGGCCAGGAGGTCTACCGCTTCGACGACGCCCGCGGCGAGGGCGTGGTAACCCCCCGCCGCTACGCCGAGTAACGGGCGCACCCCACCCCCCGGCCACCCACCGCCCGCACGGGCAAACCCACCGCCCGCACGGGCGAACACGCCGCCCGCGGGGGCGAACACGGCGCCCGCGGGGGCAAACACGGCGCCCGCGAGGGCGAACACGCCGCCCGCACGGGCAAACACGCCGCCCGCACGGGCAAACACGGCGAGGGGGGCGTGTTTGCTGCTCCGGGCGGCGTGTTGGTCGCTCCGGGCGGTGGGTTGGCTGCTCGTGGCGGTGGGTTGGCCGCTCCGGGTGGTGGGTTGGCTGGTGCGGGACGGGGGCGGCGGTCCGGCCGGTACCGGGGTGGCCCCGCCCCGCCCCGCCCGGCCGCCGCGGGTGGGTCAGGCCCGCTTCAGGTGGCGGGCGATGACCATGCGCTGGATCTGGTTCGTGCCCTCGAAGATCTGCGGCACCTTCGCCTCGCGCATGTACCGCTCCACCGGGAAGTCGCGCGTGTAGCCGGCGCCGCCGAGGACCTGGACGGCGTCCGTGGTCACCTTCATCGCCGCGTCCGTCGCGACGAGCTTGGCCACCGAGGCGGCCCGGCCGAACGGCATGCCGCGGTCCCGGCGCCGGGCCGCGTCGAGATACGTCGCGCGTGCCGAGTCGACGGCGGCGGCCATGTCGGCGAGCAGGAACTCGAGCCCCTGGAAGTCGATGATCGGCTTGCCGAACTGCGTGCGTCCCTTGGCGTACGAGACCGCCTCGTCGAGCGCCGCCTGCGCCAGACCGACGGCGCACGCGGCGATCCCGAGCCGGCCGGAGTCCAAAGAGGACAGCGCGATGCGCATGCCGGCCCCGGCCGGTCCGATGAGCCGGTCCGCGTCCACCCGGGCGTCGGAGAAGATCACCTGCGCGGTGGTCGACCCGGTCAGGCCCATCTTCCGCTCCGGTGGCGCCGCGGACAGCCCCGGGGTGCGGCCGTCCACCAGCAGGCAGGAGATCTCGTCGTCGCCCGTGCGGACCATCGTCGTGTAGAAGTCCGCCTGCCCGCCGTGCGTGATCCACGCCTTCGTGCCGTTGACGACGTACGCGTCACCGTCCAGCCGGGCTCGCGTGGACAGCGACGCCGCGTCCGACCCGGCGTGCGACTCCGACAGCGCGTACGCGCCCAGCAGCTGCCCCTCGAGCATGCCCGGCAGCCAGCGGTCGCGCTGCTCGTCCGTGCCGTGGTGGGCCAGCGCGTAGCAGGCCATGATGTGCGTCGACAAGCCGATGCCGATCGACATCCACGCGCCCGCGATCTCCTCCAGGACCTGCAGGTACACCTCGTAGGGCACCTCGCCGCCGCCCCAGCGCTCGGAGTACGGCAGCCCGAGCAGGCCGGACTTGCCGAGCAGCCGGAACTGCTCCCGCGGGAAGCGCTCGGCCTCCTCGTACTCGGCGGCGAGCGGCTTGAGCTCGTCGCGGGCCAGTTCCTTCGCCAGCGTGAGCAGATCCGCGTACTCGCGGTCGGGGAGTAGGCGGTCGACCGGCATAGTTGCCTCCGTGTGTACTCAAAGCAGTACTCTGTAATCATGCTCAGTACAGCACATACGGTGGGCTGATGACCAGTCGCGAGGCGCTCCGGCCCCCGGGCGGCAAGACGCTGACCGCCCGGCAGCGCGCGCTGCTCGCCGAGCTGGAGGAGTTGTTCCTGGTCGAGGGCTTCGTCCACTTCACGCTCGACGACCTGGCGGCGAAGACGCACTGCTCGAAGTCGACGCTGTACGCGCTCGCGCCGAGCAAGGAGCAGCTCGCCGTCCGCGTGGTGCTGCACTACTTCAAGAGCTCCGCCGACCTGCTCGACGAGCGGATCGCCGGCATCGAGGACGCGCGCGAGATCATCGGCGTCTACCTGACCGGGATCGCCGAGTGCCTGAACCGGGCGTCCGTCGCGTTCATGCGGGACATCAGCGACTTCGCCCCGGCCCGCGCGGCCTACGAGCTGAACAGCCGGGCCGCGGCGGCGAAGATCCGGTCGTTCATCGCCAAGGGCGTCGCGGACGGGGTGTTCCGCGAGGTGCACGCGACGCTCATCGCCGAGATGGCCACGGTGCTCGTCGAGGCCATCCAGACCGGTGTGGTCGGTTCCCGGGCCGGGGTGTCGGACGCGGAGGCGTTCACGGCGCTGTCCGAGTTGCTCCTCGGCGGGCTAGCATCTCGCCCGTGATCGTGGTGGGTGGCGAGGCGCTGGTCGACCTGGTGCCGGGTGCCGAGAAGACGAACGACGGGCTGACGTCCCTGGTGCCGCGCCTCGGCGGCGGCCCGTACAACGTCGCCCTCGCAGCGGGGCGGCTCGGCACGCCGACCGCGTTCCTGTCCCGGATCTCGGCCGACCGCTTCGGGCAGGCGCTGCGGGATCGGCTCCTGGCGTCGAACGTCGACATATCGATGGTGCAGGACGGTCCGGAGAACACCACCCTCGCCGTCGTCGCCCTCGCGCCGAACGGGTCCGCGAGCTACACCTTCTACACCGAGGGCACGGCCGACCGGCTGGTCGCCGACCCCGGTCCGCTGCCCGCGGACGTCTCCGTGCTGTGCCTGGGCACCCTTGGCATGGTCCTGGAGCCCGGCGCGTCCACCTACGAGACGGTGCTGCGGCGCGAGGCCGCCCGCGGCGTGCTGACCGCGCTCGACCCGAACATCCGCGCGGACCTCATCGCCGATGCCGACGCCTATCGCAGCCGGTTCGCCTCCTGGCTGCCCGACGTGCGCCTGCTCAAGCTGTCCGACGACGACGGCGAATGGCTCGCCGGGCCGGCCGGACTGGACGCGGCGGTCAAGTCGTGGCTGGACGCCGGGGTGGAGGCGGTGGTGGTGACCCGCGGCGGCGACGGCCTGGTCGTCCACACCGGATCCGTGACCGTTCCGGTACCGTCCGCGCCCGCCCGCCTGGTCGACACGATCGGCGCGGGGGACACCGTGCAGGGAGCCCTGCTGTCGTGGCTGCACGACCGGAATGTGGGGGCGCTCACCGATCTGAGTGAGGCCGACTGGCGCGAAGTCTTGACTTTCGCGGCCCGGGCGGCGTCCATCACGGTGTCCCGGAGCGGCGCGGAACCGCCGACCGCGGCCGAGATGTGTGAACCTGATCCCAACGGTTTGCTCTAGGTAACACAATGGCTGCGCGAAGGGCCACTGTTCGACTAGCGTATTGGGGGAATTCATACCCCAGCGGGGCGGTGTGCGCGGACTTTTTCCGGTCACGCGCGATCAGAAAGCTGCCTGTGTGACCTGCAGGAGCTACCGGCCCGTGTGACCGTGAGAGGGACGACCTGCATGTCCGACGCGACTGCGGCGACCGGTGGCGGCACCGTATCGCTGCGCCTACCGACTGGCGAGCACGAGCTGAAGGTTGTCAATGCCGTCGAGGGTGCTCCCGGCATCGAGCTGGGGAAGCTGCTGGCGTCGACCGGGTACATCACCTACGACCCGGGGTTCGTCAACACCGGGTCGTGTTCCTCGGCCATCACCTACATCGACGGTGACGCCGGGATCCTGCGGTATCGCGGCTACCCGATCGAGCAGCTGGCCGAGCGTTCCAGCTTCCTCGAGGTGTCCTACCTGCTGATCTACGGCAACCTGCCGACGCAGGCCCAGCTGGACGACTTCACCCAGAAGATCAGCAGGCACACCCTGCTGCACGAGGACCTCAAGCGCTTCTTCGACGGCTTCCCGCGTGACGCGCACCCGATGCCGGTGCTGTCCTCCGCGGTGTCCGCGCTGTCCACCTTCTACCAGGACTCGCTCAACCCGTTCGACGAGCCGAACGTCGAGCTGTCCACCGTCCGGTTGCTGGCCAAGGTGCCGACCCTGGCGGCCTACGCCTACAAGAAGTCCGTCGGCCAGCCGTTCCTGTACCCGGACAACTCGCTGGGCCTGGTGGAGAACTTCCTGCGGATGACGTTCGGCCTGCCCGCCGAGCCGTACGAGGTCGACCCCGAGGTCGCCAAGGCCCTCGATCTGCTGTTCATCCTGCACGCCGATCACGAGCAGAACTGCTCCACGTCGACGGTGCGCCTGGTCGGCTCGTCCGAGGCGAACCTGTTCGCCAGCATCTCGGCCGGCATCATGGCGCTGTTCGGCCCGCTGCACGGCGGTGCGAACAGCGCGGTGCTGGAGATGCTGAACGGCATCAAGGCCGACGGTGGCGACGTGGCGAACTTCGTCAACCGGGTCAAGAACAAGGAAAAGGGCGTCCGCCTGATGGGCTTCGGCCACCGGGTGTACAAGAACTACGACCCGCGCGCCAAGATCATCAAGCGCACCGCGGACCAGATCCTGGGCAAGCTCGCGCCGAACGACGAGCTGCTGGACATCGCGAAGCGCCTCGAGGAGACCGCGCTCTCGGACGACTACTTCGTCGAGCGCAAGCTGTACCCGAACGTCGACTTCTACACCGGTCTCATCTACCGGGCGCTCGGGTTCCCGACGCAGTTCTTCACGGTGCTGTTCGCGCTGGGCCGGCTGCCCGGCTGGATCGCGCACTGGCGC
The sequence above is a segment of the Amycolatopsis viridis genome. Coding sequences within it:
- a CDS encoding amidohydrolase, with protein sequence MVKAIVGGYVVPVEGDPVDGGTILIENGKITQVGPDAEVDVPEDAELIDASGTWVLPGFVDAHTHLGVHEEGEGWAGNDTNEMTDPNGARFRAIDGIDPFEIGFDDALSGGVTSVVIKPGSGNPIGGQTVAVKTWGRTALDMVFDEAVSVKSALGENPKRVYGDKNQTPSTRLGVAAIIREAFTKARNYAAQRDHARAEGKPFDVDLTLETLAKVLDGELYWDQHTHRADDIVTAIRLAEEFGYKLVVNHGTEGHLIADVLASKDVPVILGPLFTTRSKVELRNRTLRSAGILARAGVKIAITTDHPVVPINFLVYQAALAVKDGLEPEVALRALTVNPASMLSLDDRIGSLRPGLDADIVLWSGDPLDVMNRAMRVFVRGQEVYRFDDARGEGVVTPRRYAE
- a CDS encoding acyl-CoA dehydrogenase family protein, yielding MPVDRLLPDREYADLLTLAKELARDELKPLAAEYEEAERFPREQFRLLGKSGLLGLPYSERWGGGEVPYEVYLQVLEEIAGAWMSIGIGLSTHIMACYALAHHGTDEQRDRWLPGMLEGQLLGAYALSESHAGSDAASLSTRARLDGDAYVVNGTKAWITHGGQADFYTTMVRTGDDEISCLLVDGRTPGLSAAPPERKMGLTGSTTAQVIFSDARVDADRLIGPAGAGMRIALSSLDSGRLGIAACAVGLAQAALDEAVSYAKGRTQFGKPIIDFQGLEFLLADMAAAVDSARATYLDAARRRDRGMPFGRAASVAKLVATDAAMKVTTDAVQVLGGAGYTRDFPVERYMREAKVPQIFEGTNQIQRMVIARHLKRA
- a CDS encoding TetR/AcrR family transcriptional regulator — its product is MTSREALRPPGGKTLTARQRALLAELEELFLVEGFVHFTLDDLAAKTHCSKSTLYALAPSKEQLAVRVVLHYFKSSADLLDERIAGIEDAREIIGVYLTGIAECLNRASVAFMRDISDFAPARAAYELNSRAAAAKIRSFIAKGVADGVFREVHATLIAEMATVLVEAIQTGVVGSRAGVSDAEAFTALSELLLGGLASRP
- a CDS encoding carbohydrate kinase family protein: MIVVGGEALVDLVPGAEKTNDGLTSLVPRLGGGPYNVALAAGRLGTPTAFLSRISADRFGQALRDRLLASNVDISMVQDGPENTTLAVVALAPNGSASYTFYTEGTADRLVADPGPLPADVSVLCLGTLGMVLEPGASTYETVLRREAARGVLTALDPNIRADLIADADAYRSRFASWLPDVRLLKLSDDDGEWLAGPAGLDAAVKSWLDAGVEAVVVTRGGDGLVVHTGSVTVPVPSAPARLVDTIGAGDTVQGALLSWLHDRNVGALTDLSEADWREVLTFAARAASITVSRSGAEPPTAAEMCEPDPNGLL
- a CDS encoding citrate synthase, which produces MSDATAATGGGTVSLRLPTGEHELKVVNAVEGAPGIELGKLLASTGYITYDPGFVNTGSCSSAITYIDGDAGILRYRGYPIEQLAERSSFLEVSYLLIYGNLPTQAQLDDFTQKISRHTLLHEDLKRFFDGFPRDAHPMPVLSSAVSALSTFYQDSLNPFDEPNVELSTVRLLAKVPTLAAYAYKKSVGQPFLYPDNSLGLVENFLRMTFGLPAEPYEVDPEVAKALDLLFILHADHEQNCSTSTVRLVGSSEANLFASISAGIMALFGPLHGGANSAVLEMLNGIKADGGDVANFVNRVKNKEKGVRLMGFGHRVYKNYDPRAKIIKRTADQILGKLAPNDELLDIAKRLEETALSDDYFVERKLYPNVDFYTGLIYRALGFPTQFFTVLFALGRLPGWIAHWREMINDPQTKIGRPRQIYVGEKEREYTAISER